A window of the Cannabis sativa cultivar Pink pepper isolate KNU-18-1 chromosome X, ASM2916894v1, whole genome shotgun sequence genome harbors these coding sequences:
- the LOC115713684 gene encoding uncharacterized protein LOC115713684, with the protein MINEAEFESQVHPETFQTMLEDAEKPIYPNCTRFTKLSTLIRLYNLKAKHGWSDKSLTELLAFLGELLPEGNEVPLSFYEAKKTLCSLGLQYEKIHACPNDCILYRKRFVDEVSCPTCGESRWQKKKNSNEVKKGVPAKVLWYLPPIPRLVRFFRNADHAKNLTWHASDRVKDGMMRHPADSPAWKTIDARWPDFANEPRNIRLGLSADGINPHTSLSSKYSCWPILLVIYNLPPWLVMKRKFTMLTLMISGPSQPGNDIDVYLAPLIDDLSKLWYDGVNAYDAYRNEAFNLRAMLLWTINDFPAFGNLSGYSVKGYNACPICEEKTCSRYLTHSRKICYMGHRKFLPPEHVFRTWKKAFDGKQEFEMPPPPLSGRQLVEKLNKIQFNLGKRKSKSKKRKGGKGVTNEPQGPWKKKSIFFELEYWEHLVLRHNLDVMHIEKNVSDSLINTLFNIPGRSKDGIKSRLDLKEMGIRGNLHPEIIGKRTFLPPACYALTKEEKRSFCTSLSHVKVPEGYSSNISNLVDMDKLILSGLKSHDHHILMQHILPVSIRSVLPKKVRYAITRLCLFFKSLCCKVVDVSKLENLRLEIVEVLCYLEQFFPPSFFDIMIHLTVHLVREVKMCGPVYLRWMYPMERYMKILKGYVRNRSRPEGSIVESYIVEEAVEFCSDFLSNVATVGSCLPRFDNEISKGGRGVSVCDVSRADREEAHRLVLQNVDEVQPYIEKHFDWIKTTYPSKSRNHKWVQDEHYRNFSTWLKEKVIVEMSDSPNNVSQLLLSISHFPSFTVLKYQSYYINSTQFNTKDRDASRKTQNSGVMIVASAIQVASSKDKNPIECDMTFYGVIKEIWELDYISFRIPVFLCDWVRSDNGVKEDEFGFKLVDLNRVGHKSDRFIMASQAKQVFYMSDPIDGRWSVVLTTQPKDYDYQESGGDLYLNDKTFEINPPPIDVAVRDEIISSREDGEGLWIE; encoded by the exons ATGATTAACGAAGCAGAGTTTGAATCTCAAGTTCATCCTGAAACATTTCAAACTATGTTAGAAGATGCTGAAAAGCCGATTTACCCTAATTGTACTAGGTTTACTAAATTATCGACGCTTATTAGGCTATACAATTTGAAAGCAAAACACGGGTGGAGTGATAAGAGTTTGACAGAGTTACTAGCTTTCTTAGGAGAATTATTACCCGAAGGTAATGAGGTGCCTTTGTCTTTCTATGAGGCAAAAAAGACATTGTGTTCGTTAGGCTTGCAATATGAAAAGATACATGCATGTCCTAACGATTGCATCCTATATCGAAAGAGATTTGTGGATGAGGTATCATGTCCAACGTGCGGTGAGTCCAGGtggcaaaagaaaaagaattctaATGAGGTAAAGAAGGGTGTTCCTGCAAAAGTATTGTGGTACTTACCACCCATACCTCGTTTGGTTCGGTTTTTTCGAAATGCCGACCATGCTAAAAATTTGACTTGGCATGCCAGTGATAGAGTGAAAGATGGTATGATGAGACATCCAGCTGACTCTCCCGCTTGGAAAACAATTGATGCTAGATGGCCTGATTTTGCCAATGAGCCTAGGAATATCCGTCTTGGTCTCTCTGCAGACGGTATCAATCCACATACTTCCCTTAGCAGTAAGTATAGTTGTTGGCCAATCTTGCTTGTGATATATAATTTGCCGCCGTGGCTTGTTATGAAGAGAAAGTTCACTATGTTGACATTGATGATATCAGGCCCTTCACAACCTGGCAATGATATTGATGTATACTTAGCTCCTCTTATTGATGATTTAAGTAAATTGTGGTATGACGGTGTTAATGCATATGATGCCTATAGGAATGAAGCATTCAATCTTAGGGCCATGTTATTGTGgacaatcaatgattttcctGCTTTCGGGAATCTTTCTGGCTACAGTGTGAAAGGTTATAATGCATGTCCTATCTGTGAAGAGAAAACATGCTCTCGCTATTTAACACATTCGAGAAAAATTTGTTATATGGGACACCGAAAGTTTTTGCCACCCGAACATGTATTTCGGACCTGGAAAAAGGCATTTGACGGTAAGCAAGAATTTGAAATGCCTCCCCCACCTTTAAGCGGAAGACAATTGGtagaaaaattgaataaaattcaaTTCAATCTTGGAAAGCGAAAGTCAAAatcgaagaaaagaaaaggaggtAAGGGTGTCACAAATGAACCTCAGGGACCGTGGaagaaaaaatcaatattttttgaGCTTGAGTATTGGGAGCATTTGGTTTTACGTCACAATTTAGATGTGATGCATATTGAGAAAAATGTCTCAGATAGCTTAATTAATACCTTGTTTAATATTCCTGGTCGGAGTAAAGATGGAATTAAATCCCGTCTAGATTTGAAAGAGATGGGGATTAGAGGAAATTTACATCCAGAAATTATTGGTAAACGAACTTTTTTACCACCGGCGTGTTATGCCCTGACTAAGGAAGAAAAACGATCTTTCTGTACGTCATTGTCTCACGTTAAAGTACCCGAAGGGTATTCTTCAAATATCTCCAATTTGGTAGATATGGACAAATTAATTTTGTCCGGACTGAAGTCTCACGATCATCATATACTGATGCAACATATTCTGCCGGTGAGTATCCGTTCTGTTTTACCTAAGAAAGTTCGCTATGCCATCACCAGGTTATGTTTATTCTTCAAATCTCTTTGTTGCAAAGTGGTAGATGTGTCAAAGTTGGAAAATCTCCGATTAGAAATTGTTGAAGTGTTGTGTTATTTAGAACAATTTTTTCCTCCATCCTTTTTTGACATAATGATCCACTTAACTGTTCATCTGGTGAGAGAGGTAAAAATGTGTGGGCCAGTGTATTTGAGATGGATGTACCCAATGGAACGGTACATGAAAATCCTAAAGGGTTATGTAAGAAACAGAAGCAGGCCAGAGGGTTCAATTGTTGAATCCTACATCGTTGAAGAGGCTGTAGAATTTTGTTCAGACTTCTTGTCAAATGTAGCAACTGTTGGGTCGTGTCTTCCTAGATTTGATAATGAAATTAGTAAAGGGGGTCGGGGTGTTTCTGTTTGCGACGTAAGTCGAGCTGATCGAGAGGAAGCACACCGACTCGTTTTGCAAAATGTTGATGAGGTTCAACCGTACATTGA GAAACATTTTGATTGGATCAAGACTACTTATCCTAGTAAGTCGAGGAACCACAAATGGGTGCAAGATGAACATTATCGAAATTTTAGTACATGGTTGAAAGAAAAG GTGATTGTGGAAATGAGTGACTCCCCGAACAATGTATCTCAGTTGCTACTTTCGATATCGCATTTTCCTTCATTTACTGTACTAAAGTATCAATCATACTACATAAATAGTACTCAATTTAACACGAAAGATCGTGATGCTTCTAGAAAAACACAAAATAGTGGTGTCATGATTGTTGCTAGTGCTATCCAAGTAGCTAGTTCAAAAGACAAAAACCCTATTGAATGTGATATGACCTTTTATGGtgtaatcaaagaaatttgggaattagattacattagcttTCGAATCCCTGTTTTTCTTTGTGATTGGGTGAGGAGTGATAATGGAGTTAAAGAAGATGAGTTTGGATTCAAGCTAGTGGACTTGAATCGAGTAGGACACAAGTCTGATCGATTTATAATGGCATCCCAGGCaaaacaagtattttatatgaGTGACCCAATAGATGGTCGCTGGTCAGTTGTTCTAACAACACAACCAAAAGATTATGATTACCAAGAGTCTGGTGGAGATTTATATCTCAATGATAAAACTTTTGAAATCAATCCACCACCAATTGATGTCGCCGTTCGGGACGAAATCATTTCTTCTCGGGAAGACGGTGAAGGATTATGGATTGAGTAA
- the LOC115713674 gene encoding uncharacterized protein LOC115713674 produces the protein MSEVEKRLEESEEHRRRQDKLLNKLLQIVQSQSGVVGTSHASGSGVGGASNEPAFAAVTSVLGATPTARASAPPTGRASTPPNARASAPPAPKASAPPAPKATIPTPPLVAPPATPCAAAPPAPSPVTSDNRLRCDMYVIDPKEKDPVLVASGYVKLEKADKEGNIIIHGVKKKFDDFKRVFIEKVVEENAILPCPIEHEGFDIVGLAVNNFVAWPKNLINIHPDDLAKMKGKKKVSRDHLAPPTQPPINPKGPNKQSVKRYIPPAKTQLLSGLSEIVKNWPAKKSKRYYIKPEVFGGEGQECWISADEVEDVCELHMIGNTVMSLWCSYLQEHTLNLGGLRNTYAFNNPASVSTEAGKLKQRSENLCQRMMGMQPEQWLICPWNSGSS, from the exons ATGAGTGAGGTGGAGAAGCGACTTGAAGAGTCAGAGGAACATCGTCGTAGACAAgacaaattattaaataaactccTCCAAATAGTCCAAAGCCAAAGTGGTGTTGTGGGCACCTCACATGCATCTGGTTCAGGTGTTGGGGGAGCATCCAACGAACCAGCTTTTGCTGCTGTTACCTCAGTTCTAGGAGCAACACCTACTGCCAGGGCCTCTGCTCCACCAACTGGCAGGGCCTCTACTCCACCAAATGCCAGGGCCTCTGCTCCACCAGCTCCCAAGGCCTCTGCTCCACCAGCTCCCAAGGCCACTATTCCAACACCTCCACTTGTTGCCCCACCAGCCACACCTTGTGCAGCTGCTCCACCAGCACCATCTCCGGTTACTTCTGATAAT AGATTGAGGTGTGATATGTACGTGATTGATCCCAAAGAAAAAGATCCGGTCTTAGTTGCATCAGGTTATGTGAAACTTGAAAAGGCAGACAAAGAAGGCAATATTATAATACATGGAGTTAAAAAGAAGTTTGATGATTTCAAACGTGTCTTTATTGAGAAGGTGGTTGAAGAAAATGCCATTCTACCATGCCCTATAGAACATGAAGGCTTCGACATAGTTGGTTTAGCTGTAAACAATTTTGTAGCTTGGCCAAAGAACCTAATCAACATACATCCAGATGATTTAGCGAAG ATGAAAGGAAAGAAGAAAGTTTCAAGAGATCATTTGGCTCCACCGACTCAGCCACCGATAAACCCAAAGGGGCCTAATAAACAGTCTGTCAAACGGTACATTCCCCCTGCAAAGACACAATTATTGTCTGGACTTTCAGAGATTGTGAAGAATTGGCCTGCTAAGAAATCAAAGAGATACTATATTAAACCGGAAGTGTTCGGAGGAGAAGGCCAAGAGTGTTGGATCAGCGCTGACGAGGTGGAAGATGTGTGCGAGCTCCATATGATTGGAAATACTGTTATGTCTCTTTGGTGCAG ttatttgCAAGAACACACACTTAATCTTGGTGGGTTGAGGAATACATATGCATTTAATAATCCTGCTTCAGTATCAACTGAAGCTggtaaactcaaacaacgttcaGAGAATCTATGTCAGCGAATGATGGGTATGCAACCTGAACAATGGTTGATATGTCCGTGGAATTCAGG TTCAAGTTAG